The segment TTCATTTTTAACTGCATCACTTACTGGCTTATTGATATCGGATGTATTGTCCACATTTCCTAAACCTAAGTTTGTTTTAGCATCAGGTGCATTGTTTGCACCTGTACCGCCATTAACAATGGCAACTATACCACTCACATTACGTGCTGTACCATCAATATTACCTGTAGCATTTCCAATGTTTGGTGTCGTTAAGGTTGGCGAATCACTTAATACAATAGCTCCTGTACCGGTTGTTGTTGCAGCTGTAATTGCACCTGTTTTTCCTTTTAAAATACCTTCTACTGAAGTTCCAAGGGTAATATTTGGTGTAGTTGATGGGTCAGTAACTGAACCTGTTAACCCATTTGCCGGGGTTACTGAGACAGAAGTAACAGTTCCCTGCCCGATATTACCGCCAGCACCAGATGTTGCATAGGTAATCCGGCCTTTTGCATCTATAGTAACATTTGCAGATTTGTATTCACCAGGAACAACGCCGGTATTTGATAATCCCAATGGTTTGCTCAAATTCCCAAGGCCTGTAAGTGAGGCATCATGCACAACTGGCCCGCCGCTGCTGCCATCGCTTAATAAAGAGTAAAGATCTACCTGGCTGTTTCTTGGCCCTGATATGGATAATACGGTCCCAACAAGGCTTAATGATTGGTTTAGGTTTTCAAGACTTACTGTATTTCCGCCTTTTATAGATAAGTTACTTGCTCCATCATAACTTAGTGCTGGCGTTTGCCCACCACCACCAGGCACGGCAGGGCCTGTAATTAACAGGTCATCCACATATTTTTTAGTCACCGCATCCTGATCTTTTGTCGGTGTTGCCAGATTCGTTATTCTGTATCCTCCTAAGGACACATTTTTAATTGGTGCCCCAAATCCACTCAGTGGAATATTCGTTTTATCCAGATCAATATTGCCAATTGTTCCGTTCGCAATTTTAGCTGAAGTAACAGCGTTGTCTGCCAGATCAAGGGTCAGGTCCTTCAGCACAGCCTCCTGACCATTTCCGATCGTAATAGTCCCTCCTGACGTGACTGTTTTCCCTATTGCGGGTAAAGAATTCCCCGGAAGTCCTGGGATACCTTGAATACCCTGTATCCCCTGAAGTCCTTGAACTCCCGGAGCTCCAGGTGTACCCGGAATACCTTGCAGCCCCTGGACACCAGGATCTCCTTTTGCCCCGACCAATACTGTCCCGTTTGATGGCCAGTTTCCTGATCCTTTGGGGCCATATAAAGTATTATTACTGGTGTTCAGATAGAAATCCCCGTTTGAACCTATAGTTGAAGCAGGAGCAACATTTCCATTTAAGATAGTATTTCCACTGGCTCCATTCCCTCCGGAAGTTAACTCTGAGTTATTTACCAGCCTCTGCCACTGTCCGTTATTGTAAAAATAAAAGCCTGGAGAACTGTTAGTCTGATAAACTAATAAACCATTGGCAGGGTTATTGATATCGTTACGTTGTAAAAGCGACATCCTTGGGATAAGAAGACCCTTTGAAGTAGAAAGTATTTCAAGCTGGGCACTTGCATCAGGAACGTTAGTTCCAATTCCAACTTGAGCTTTAGCACCGAATGCAGAGAGCAGTCCGATAAGCACGGCAAAATGCTTAACTTTTTTATTCATGAGCGTATTGAATTTAAAAATAGTAGATTAGATTTTATAGCAAAAAAGGGGAAATAAGCATAAACAGGCCCACTCTAAACACAGAGTACACCGTTTATTCATTTCCAATTACAGGTTAGCAGTTAAATTGTTAAAATTGCGGATCAGGAATCTTCTGATAATCCATACACTCAGGTGGTGCGAAAATTAGTGGAGAGAGACCGTCTTTGTTGTACTTTAGATGTTTTTTCATTACTGGAAATATATTTACAGGAACAATCGTTAAGCATTGAATATTTGCATTTTAGCCCGATAGATAAAGGCCATTTAGCAAAAATTTATCAATTTGGTAGCTAAGCTACCAATCCATATCTGAATTTTATTGCACAATAAGTAAAGTCACCACAGCAGGACGCAAACTCACAGGTCAACAATCTGACTGTGAGTTAATTAATTTTAAATTATATTTCTGAAATAAAAATAGAGACTAACGGGAAAAAGGAATGAGGCCACTCCTTTTTGTGCAAAAAAGCCGGTAAGTTGAATTGATTTCTAATTTAGAGAATTAGAAACTTTGAGTTAATCACAGGGTTACATCCACCTGCTTAAGTAAGAATTGAATGCGTCTTTATACTGTTCCCCCACGGTAATACTCAGTGAGCCTATGTTCAGACTATTCTTGGTGACAGAGTTTACCTTTTCAAGAGAGACGATATAAGAGCGGTGAACACGCATAAATATTTTAGGAGAGAGCTTTTGTTCCAGCACCTTAAGACTGGTCAAAGTCAATATCGCCTTATCTGCGTTTTCCAGATAAACTTTTACATAATCTTTGAGCCCTTCAATGTACAGAATGTCTTTGATAGCCACTCTGACCAAATGATATTCAACCTTTAAAAAGATATATTCTTCTTCCTGTTCTGATGCTATAAGTGACTGCTGACCAGGCTTGACCAACTCCGCATAAGCTCTTCCTTTATTAGCAGCAATCAGGAACTCTTCATAATTAAATGGCTTCAACAAGTAATCAAGCGCATCAACTTTATAGCCTTCGAGTGCAAAGTTGTTAAAAGCTGTCGTGAATATTACCCTGGGGCCATTACTGCCAGGCTGCCTGTCCAGAATCCTGGCCAGTTGAATCCCGGTCAGATCCGGCATTTGTATATCCAGAAAGATCAGATCTATTTCCTGTTCATGAATCATAGTCAGTGCGGTTACTCCACTGGAGAAACTGCCTGCGAGACGTAAAAAAGGAGTTTGTTCAATAAAACTACAAACCAACCCAAGGGCTAAGGGCTCATCGTCTACCGCTATACAGTTCAGTATCATCAAGTATCAAGGTTAAGTGAACAATAAATTCATTGGTATCTTCAGTCTTACCCGCCGAAAAAGTATGTTTTCCCGGATATAGTAAATCAAGGCGTCTTTTAGTATTGGTGAGGCCTATACCACCATAATTATCTGCAATCTCCGCATTTTCATTAAAAACAGAGTTCTTTACTTTCATTTCAAGAGTACTTTCTTCCATACTCAGTTCAATAGAAATCACCGAAGATGAGGTTGAACTTACCCCATGCTTGAAAGCATTTTCAATATAAGGCAGAAATAACATAGGTGCAATTTGTATATCATTATTAATCAGCGGGCCTTCAAAAGTCACTTTAGTCGTATCATTGAGACGAAGCTTCATGAGCTCAATATAATCGACAATGAACGAGACTTCTTTGCTGAGTGGAGTGCTGCCTGCCTGAGTATCATACAAGAGATAACGCATCATCCTTGATAATTTATGCAGGGCATTACGTGATTTCTCTACATCCACATGTGTTAATGCGTAGATATTATTCAGGGTATTAAAGAAGAAGTGAGGATTTATCTGTGCTTTTAAAAAGGACAATTCTGATCCTATCCGGTCTTTTTCAAGTGCTTCCTGTAATTGTTTGTTCGCCTGCCATTTCTGTATCAGGGTTACACTGGTACTGATCCCAATCACTAAGAAAGTCATCATGATCAGAAAAATATCCATCTTGTTCCCAGATTTCGGAAGCTTGGGAATACCAATTTTCATAAATGCCTGATTAATCAGAAATGGCAAATTCAGTGCGTCATCCAGAGATTTCACAAGGAAACTACTCAGCGCTGCCGCCATAACTATAATGAGCAAAAAGACAAAAGACTTATTTTTCATCAATAATTGCGGAACAAAGATATAGCTGTTGACATAAAAGATAATAATGAGCAGCAACAGTTCAAAGCTTTGCTTAATCCAGAATTGAGGAGGTACTGTAATACTCCATGTTAATGGCATATAAAAAAGCAGGATAAAGGCAAATAGCATCCATAGTAAAATATGGAGAAGAACTGTAATATAGGAACGGCTTTTTACTGCATTCATCTATTCAAAAATTTAATTATATTTATTAGGGCAAGGTAATCAACGTATTGTAATAGGTGCAAATCTTTCCATCGTCCACTTTTCGTTCTTTGTCGGTATGTTTTAACCAACAGTCGATTATACTTTTTTCGCTTTGTTAATTAACGTTAATTAGAGCTGTTAAACCGGATTTTTAATCTCATCATATGTCACAATTAACCATTAAGAGCCTGCTCTTTTTGTTTCTTGGCTTTTCCTGCATTAAAGGGTTCGGCCAGGACACGACAACCAAAGATATTCCAGTGATATGGGATCTGGCTACCTGTCTTGACTATGCAAAGCAAAACAATATTCAACTCAAGACATTAAGACTAACTACAGAGAGCGCCAAGCAGGACGAACTACAGTCGAAATCTGCGCTTTTACCCAACCTGTCCGGGTCAGCATCTCAATCTTTTAACCATTATAACCTGAATACGAATGGCTCAACCAGTGCCATTAATTATGCCGGTGCTTATGGGCTGGCCTCTTCCTGGACATTATATAAAGGAGGCTACCTGAAAACTGATATTAAACAAAAAGATTTAGCTGTCCAGTCCGCAAATTTCACTGTCCTTTCTACCGAGAATGATATTACTTTAGCTATTACGCAAGCCTATTTAAGTATTCTGCTTGATAAGGAAAGTATTGTGTATAATCAGGATCTGGTCAAAACATCTACTGCACAGCTTGGTCAGACACAGCATCTTTTTGATGTAGGTACTGCCGCAAAAAAAGACGTAGCGCAATTCCAGGCACAGCTTGCCGGTGACCATTATAATCTGATCACGGCACAAAATGCAGAGCGTCAGGATAAGATAACTTTAAAACAGTTATTACAACTACCTGCAACACATGATTTTGATATTATAAAACCTGACACTGTAATTTCTGATCAACCCCTCCCGGATTTACAAACGGTGCAGACCTATGCACTACAAAACCGTCCTGAAATCAAAAATGCAGAAATTGGGGTACGCAGCGCAGCGCTTGATGTGGATAAAGCAAAATCAGGTTACTTGCCAACTTTAACTCTGGGAGCTGGAATCGGAACAAGCTATGCAAATGATCCGACCTATAATGCTTTCAAACAATTTGATAATAACTTCTATCAGCAGGGTGGATTGACGCTCTCTGTTCCAATTTTCACGAACAGGATCAACAAGACCAATGTGGCCAAAGCAAAAATACAGGCTATCCAATCTGATCTGGCATTGGAAAATACCAAAACGACCCTGGCGCTCACTACCGAGAAAGCTTATATCACTGCGCAGAACTCTCAAAGCCAATTAGCTTCAGCGATTGAACAATTAAAGTATAACACGGAAGTTTACCGGATAGCCACACAGGAATTGAAGATTGGCGTATTTAATATTGTCTCTTTTTATCAGCAGCGAAATTTATACGTACAGGCTATGCAATCGTATATACAAGCAAAATATAATGCTGCACTTGCTGCAAGAATTTACGCCTTTTACCTGGGAACACCCATTAAATTATAAATCATGAACTCTAAAAAAACTAGGTTAATTATAGTCTCAGTGATTGTTTTAGCTGGTCTGGTTTGGTACTTCTTTTTAAGGACCAAAGAGAAACCCGTTGTTTTAACAACAGAAACCATCAGTAAAGGTGCAATCTCCACGAGTGTAACGGCTACCGGAACGGTACAGCCGGTCGATACGGTTACTGTAGGTACGCAGGTATCAGGAACGGTATCCGCTTTATATGCAGATTTCAACTCTACCGTAAAAAAAGGACAGCTTGTTGCACAGCTGGATAAAACACTGATCATGGCTACGGTCGATCAGGCTAAAGCGGGTGTAGCACAGGCTCAGAGTAATCAGAGTTATCAGGCAGCTAACTTTAACCGTCAAAAACAGTTGTTTGAAACCGGGTCTATCAGCAAGCAGGATTATGATATCGCTTTGAATACTTACCAGGTGGCCAAGGCAACGGTCAATAGTGCTCAGGCGCAGTTAAGAGCGGCAGAAAGAAATCTTTCGTTTACACAGATCTATTCTCCAATTGATGGTGTTGTGTTGGGCAGAAGTGTAAATATAGGGCAAACACTGGCCGCCAGCTTTAATACGCCCACAATTTTTACCATTGCGAAAGATATCACCAAAATGCAGGTACAGGCCAAAGTGGATGAGGCTGATATAGGTAATGTTGTTGTGGGGCTGAGAGCATCTTTTACTGTGGATGCTTTTATTGATGATACTTTCAATGGTACAGTGAAAGAGATTCGCTTGCAACCATCTATATCAGCGAACGTAGTAACCTATTCTACGCTTATTGATGCACCAAATGATGATAAAAAGCTAAAGCCGGGGATGACGGCGAATATTGTGATCTATACGAAGGAAGTTAAAGATGCGTCGTTAATTTCTGTACAGGCCATCAAGTTCAATCCGGATTCTTCCTTAAAGAAGCAGTACGAGTTGGTACCAGCTCCTGAAAAACGCCATGAGGGCAAAGAACATGGCAATAAGAAGATGAAACCAACCTCAGACAGTACTTCAAAATCTGAAACCGTGAAAGTACCGGATAGTTATGTCTGGGTTTTACAAGACAACAAACTGATTCAGAAAAAGATTAAAACTGGTTTGAATGACAATAACCATGTGCAGGTATTAAGTGGGTTAAATGACAATGAGGTTGTAGTGACCGGAACTGAATCTGTTGCCGCAGCAAATGCCGCAGCAGTTAAGAGTCCGTTTATGCCACAAAGACCGGGAGGAAGAAAACGATGAACAACAAAATTCTGGAAATCCTGAATGTAAAACGTGAGTTTACCATGGGTACTGAAATTGTCAGAGCATTGAAGGGAGTATCATTTGAGGTGAATGCGGGAGAATTTGTAACCATTATGGGAAGCAGCGGTTCAGGAAAAACGACGTTATTAAACATGCTTGGATGTCTGGATAAACCTACAGACGGGATTTATATGCTCGACAAGGTCAATGTAAAAGAGCTTTCCAGAGATGAACTGGCCAAACTAAGGAATACTAAAATTGGTTTCGTTTTTCAGGCTTATAATTTACTGCCACGGACTACGGCATTGGAAAATGTAGAATTACCATTGCTTTATAATCCTGCCATAGGGTCGAAAGAGAGAAAAGAGAGGGCTATTGCAGCTTTACAGGCGGTAAAACTGGATGGACGATTTGACCATACGCCAAATCAATTGTCTGGTGGCCAGCAGCAGCGTGTAGCTATTGCAAGGGCTTTGGTCAATGAACCGGTGATGATCCTTGCAGATGAGGCTACTGGTAACCTGGACACGCGCACATCTTATGAGATTATGGCGCTGATGCAGGACCTGAATCAGAATGGGAAAACAATTGTATTCGTTACGCACGAGCCTGATATTGCAGGTTTCAGCAGCAGAACGATCATGCTTAGAGACGGAAAAGTTCAAAAAGATTCAATGAATACGAACCATCGTTCTGCGAAAGACGCTTTAGCTGCGTTGCCCGCAGCGGATGATTATTAAAATATACGATTATGAAACTCATTAATCTGGTCAGACTTGCCCTCTTAGCCTTAGAGCGCAATAAATTACGTGCCTTGCTCACTATGCTTGGTATTATCATAGGCGTTGGTTCTGTAATCACCATGATGTCTATTGGGGAAGGTTCAAAAGAAAGTATTAATGCCTCGCTGTCTAGTATGGGTTCCAATATGATTACGATTACTCCCTATAGTAATGAACCCGGAGGAGCAAGATTAGGCGGAAGCAGCTTTAAAACTTTAACGTATAAGGATGTGGAGGCCATGAAGAAAAGTGCGCCTGATATTGCCACCATCTCCCCGCTGGCCTCTTCGAGCGGACAGGCAATTAATGGAGCTAATAACTGGCCGACAAATATACAAGGGGTTAGTCCGGAGTACCTGGATATCAGAAAACTGGTGATCAAAGATGGAATTGTCTTCTCCGCTCAGGACGTAAGAGCATCAGCCAAAGTTTGTCTATTGGGTAAAACAGTTGTCGACAACCTTTTTCCAAATGGGGAAGATCCTATAGGAAAGGTGATCCGGTTTGGAAAAATCCCTTTCCAGGTTATCGGTGTACTGGTCCCTAAAGGATACAGCAATTTCGGACAGGATCAGGATGACCTGATTATCGCGCCTTATACAACCATTCAAAAAAGAATAACTTCTTCTATTTATTTTGGTAGTATTTATGCGTCTGCAATTAATGAAGGTGCTTCTGATGCTGCTGTGAATGAAATCAATTCGATTTTAAGAGAATCCCACCGTTTAAGACAGAACCAGGATAACGATTTTCAGGTCCGGACACAGGCGGAGTTAATGACCATGATGAATTCTACGAGCAGTATGATGACCGCTTTATTGACTGCGGTAGCTAGTATTTCATTGGTAATTGGCGGAATCGGGATCATGAACATCATGTATGTTTCTGTAACCGAAAGAACACGTGAAATAGGGTTAAGAATGTCTATTGGGGCAAGGGGGATTGATATTCTGCTTCAGTTTTTGATTGAAGCAGTTATGATCAGTATTACAGGTGGTGTAATTGGGGTGGTGATCGGGGTATCTGCGGCATTGATTGTCCCAAAAATGCTGAACTGGCCGACTGTAATTTCTGAGTTCTCTATTGTGATTTCCTTTTTGGTCTGCGCTGTAACAGGGATCTTCTTTGGCTATTATCCTGCATTAAAGGCATCGCGCCTTGATCCTATTGAGGCTTTACGTTATGAATAATTAATAGTGGCAGAAGAAAGTTCAAGCCTACTTTCTTCTGTCTTTACCTGCTAAAAGTTCAGCCGTAAAACGCCGCCTTTAAGGCTATAAAATTCTTTATCGGGATAGGCTTCCAGCAATAACTCTCCTGCAATGATACTTCGGATTCCAGAGTGGCAGAACAAAATTATTTTCTTTCCTTCAAGGGGTGGAATTTGCTTTCTTAGTACGGATAATGGTAAACTGATATAGTCAAATCCGGATGCCACAGGAAGTTCGTCTGGTTCACGCACGTCAATAATAGTAAAACCCTCTTCCTGTTTCACTTTATTAAATTCTGCCGGACTCATTTCTTTAACTTCTCCGGTCTGTTGTTTAATCCCGCAAAACCATTGATAATCCATTTGAGCGAAAGCTTCCAGACTAACAGGTAAGGTGGTCTCTCCTGAATCAGCAGGTGATAGCTTAAGCTTATAAGTTTCGCCCGAATACAGGTTATAGATGATCATTTTATTGATCAGTGGCATTCCAACTCCTGAAATCAGTTTGATTGCCTCACTGGCCTGCATCGTTCCAATAATGCCGGGTAAAACACCCAGTACTCCTGCTTCCGAACAGTTTAAAACTTCCCCTGGCTGAGGGGCCGTCGGAAAAACATCTCTGTAATTCACTTTAACACCATCAATGCCTGCCACATTAAAGATAGCAACCTGTCCTTCGGATTCGGACAATGCACCGTATATTAAAGGTTTGTTTAATAATACACAGGCATCATTGATCATATACCGTGTCGGAAAGTTATCTGATCCATCAATCACAATATCAAATTCATTTAAAATTGATACTGCATTTTGATTCGTCAATTGTACCT is part of the Pedobacter cryoconitis genome and harbors:
- a CDS encoding ABC transporter permease gives rise to the protein MKLINLVRLALLALERNKLRALLTMLGIIIGVGSVITMMSIGEGSKESINASLSSMGSNMITITPYSNEPGGARLGGSSFKTLTYKDVEAMKKSAPDIATISPLASSSGQAINGANNWPTNIQGVSPEYLDIRKLVIKDGIVFSAQDVRASAKVCLLGKTVVDNLFPNGEDPIGKVIRFGKIPFQVIGVLVPKGYSNFGQDQDDLIIAPYTTIQKRITSSIYFGSIYASAINEGASDAAVNEINSILRESHRLRQNQDNDFQVRTQAELMTMMNSTSSMMTALLTAVASISLVIGGIGIMNIMYVSVTERTREIGLRMSIGARGIDILLQFLIEAVMISITGGVIGVVIGVSAALIVPKMLNWPTVISEFSIVISFLVCAVTGIFFGYYPALKASRLDPIEALRYE
- a CDS encoding sensor histidine kinase, with translation MNAVKSRSYITVLLHILLWMLFAFILLFYMPLTWSITVPPQFWIKQSFELLLLIIIFYVNSYIFVPQLLMKNKSFVFLLIIVMAAALSSFLVKSLDDALNLPFLINQAFMKIGIPKLPKSGNKMDIFLIMMTFLVIGISTSVTLIQKWQANKQLQEALEKDRIGSELSFLKAQINPHFFFNTLNNIYALTHVDVEKSRNALHKLSRMMRYLLYDTQAGSTPLSKEVSFIVDYIELMKLRLNDTTKVTFEGPLINNDIQIAPMLFLPYIENAFKHGVSSTSSSVISIELSMEESTLEMKVKNSVFNENAEIADNYGGIGLTNTKRRLDLLYPGKHTFSAGKTEDTNEFIVHLTLILDDTELYSGRR
- a CDS encoding ABC transporter ATP-binding protein, whose product is MNNKILEILNVKREFTMGTEIVRALKGVSFEVNAGEFVTIMGSSGSGKTTLLNMLGCLDKPTDGIYMLDKVNVKELSRDELAKLRNTKIGFVFQAYNLLPRTTALENVELPLLYNPAIGSKERKERAIAALQAVKLDGRFDHTPNQLSGGQQQRVAIARALVNEPVMILADEATGNLDTRTSYEIMALMQDLNQNGKTIVFVTHEPDIAGFSSRTIMLRDGKVQKDSMNTNHRSAKDALAALPAADDY
- a CDS encoding LytR/AlgR family response regulator transcription factor, encoding MILNCIAVDDEPLALGLVCSFIEQTPFLRLAGSFSSGVTALTMIHEQEIDLIFLDIQMPDLTGIQLARILDRQPGSNGPRVIFTTAFNNFALEGYKVDALDYLLKPFNYEEFLIAANKGRAYAELVKPGQQSLIASEQEEEYIFLKVEYHLVRVAIKDILYIEGLKDYVKVYLENADKAILTLTSLKVLEQKLSPKIFMRVHRSYIVSLEKVNSVTKNSLNIGSLSITVGEQYKDAFNSYLSRWM
- a CDS encoding TolC family protein — encoded protein: MSQLTIKSLLFLFLGFSCIKGFGQDTTTKDIPVIWDLATCLDYAKQNNIQLKTLRLTTESAKQDELQSKSALLPNLSGSASQSFNHYNLNTNGSTSAINYAGAYGLASSWTLYKGGYLKTDIKQKDLAVQSANFTVLSTENDITLAITQAYLSILLDKESIVYNQDLVKTSTAQLGQTQHLFDVGTAAKKDVAQFQAQLAGDHYNLITAQNAERQDKITLKQLLQLPATHDFDIIKPDTVISDQPLPDLQTVQTYALQNRPEIKNAEIGVRSAALDVDKAKSGYLPTLTLGAGIGTSYANDPTYNAFKQFDNNFYQQGGLTLSVPIFTNRINKTNVAKAKIQAIQSDLALENTKTTLALTTEKAYITAQNSQSQLASAIEQLKYNTEVYRIATQELKIGVFNIVSFYQQRNLYVQAMQSYIQAKYNAALAARIYAFYLGTPIKL
- a CDS encoding HesA/MoeB/ThiF family protein gives rise to the protein MNIKGEARYQRQILLKDFGSAGQQKLFKAKVLVIGAGGLGCPVLQYLAAAGIGTLGIVDHDLVELSNLHRQILYTVADVGLSKASCAAERLKKFNPEITIIPYQVQLTNQNAVSILNEFDIVIDGSDNFPTRYMINDACVLLNKPLIYGALSESEGQVAIFNVAGIDGVKVNYRDVFPTAPQPGEVLNCSEAGVLGVLPGIIGTMQASEAIKLISGVGMPLINKMIIYNLYSGETYKLKLSPADSGETTLPVSLEAFAQMDYQWFCGIKQQTGEVKEMSPAEFNKVKQEEGFTIIDVREPDELPVASGFDYISLPLSVLRKQIPPLEGKKIILFCHSGIRSIIAGELLLEAYPDKEFYSLKGGVLRLNF
- a CDS encoding efflux RND transporter periplasmic adaptor subunit yields the protein MNSKKTRLIIVSVIVLAGLVWYFFLRTKEKPVVLTTETISKGAISTSVTATGTVQPVDTVTVGTQVSGTVSALYADFNSTVKKGQLVAQLDKTLIMATVDQAKAGVAQAQSNQSYQAANFNRQKQLFETGSISKQDYDIALNTYQVAKATVNSAQAQLRAAERNLSFTQIYSPIDGVVLGRSVNIGQTLAASFNTPTIFTIAKDITKMQVQAKVDEADIGNVVVGLRASFTVDAFIDDTFNGTVKEIRLQPSISANVVTYSTLIDAPNDDKKLKPGMTANIVIYTKEVKDASLISVQAIKFNPDSSLKKQYELVPAPEKRHEGKEHGNKKMKPTSDSTSKSETVKVPDSYVWVLQDNKLIQKKIKTGLNDNNHVQVLSGLNDNEVVVTGTESVAAANAAAVKSPFMPQRPGGRKR